The following proteins come from a genomic window of Gemmatimonadota bacterium:
- a CDS encoding HD domain-containing phosphohydrolase — translation MQRSLLLTEVLAALSYALDLTEGQPEGHSIRSCILGIEIGRAIGLDFADQSALFYALLLKDAGCSANAAPVSELFGSDDHPVKRDLKTTDWSSFVAAGRYAVRNAAVGGSAWVKVKHIVRIALAGPPEAKQLTRIRCERGAAIVRDLGFPQATADAIRHLDEHWDGKGHPDGVRGAEIPLLARICCLAQTLDVFLADRGVTEMFAMVRDRRGTWFDPGLADQVLFWEGRGDWWESVRRAGRPEDLGGLEPRDRVLQIDEDGLDRVSAVFAEVIDAKTPFTARHSTRVARVARELSLELGLSASEARRIHRAGLLHDIGKLGVSNRILDKPGKLTEEEFAQVKLHPHHTHQILARVDAFGDVLEAAANHHERLDGTGYPRGLDGSRLDLPCRIMAVADVFEALTADRPYRAPMQFEQVTKILRGMSGSALDGDVVETLIRCAAEREGAPWRWGAVDAPHSLVGVR, via the coding sequence GTGCAACGATCGCTTCTCCTCACGGAAGTCCTTGCAGCCCTCTCGTACGCGCTGGACCTGACGGAAGGCCAGCCCGAGGGCCATTCCATTCGTTCCTGCATCCTGGGGATCGAGATCGGCAGGGCGATCGGGCTGGACTTCGCGGACCAGTCGGCCCTCTTCTACGCGCTGCTGCTCAAGGACGCGGGGTGCTCCGCCAATGCGGCACCGGTGTCCGAGCTGTTCGGGTCGGACGATCACCCGGTCAAGCGCGACCTGAAGACCACCGATTGGTCGTCCTTCGTCGCCGCGGGGCGCTATGCCGTGCGGAACGCGGCTGTCGGCGGGTCCGCGTGGGTCAAGGTCAAACACATCGTGCGCATCGCGCTGGCCGGGCCGCCCGAGGCGAAGCAGCTCACCCGCATCCGCTGTGAGCGTGGCGCGGCCATCGTGCGCGACCTCGGCTTCCCGCAGGCGACCGCCGATGCGATCCGCCATCTGGACGAGCATTGGGACGGCAAAGGCCATCCGGACGGAGTGCGAGGGGCGGAGATCCCGCTGCTGGCTCGCATCTGCTGCCTTGCGCAGACACTGGACGTGTTCCTGGCCGATCGCGGAGTGACCGAGATGTTCGCCATGGTCCGCGATCGGCGCGGCACCTGGTTCGATCCGGGCCTGGCCGATCAGGTGCTGTTCTGGGAGGGCCGAGGGGATTGGTGGGAGAGCGTACGGCGCGCCGGGCGACCCGAAGATCTCGGAGGTCTGGAGCCCCGCGACCGGGTGCTGCAGATCGACGAGGACGGTCTGGATCGGGTGTCCGCGGTCTTCGCGGAGGTCATCGACGCCAAGACGCCCTTCACGGCCCGGCACTCCACGCGTGTCGCTCGCGTCGCCCGTGAGCTGTCGCTCGAGCTCGGCCTGTCCGCGTCGGAGGCCCGCCGCATCCATCGCGCGGGCCTGCTACACGACATCGGGAAGCTGGGAGTCTCCAACCGGATCCTCGACAAGCCGGGGAAGCTCACCGAGGAGGAGTTCGCCCAGGTCAAGCTGCACCCGCATCACACCCATCAGATCCTGGCGCGCGTCGACGCCTTCGGGGACGTGCTCGAGGCTGCGGCCAACCACCACGAACGGTTGGATGGCACCGGCTATCCGCGCGGATTGGACGGCAGTCGCCTCGACCTTCCCTGCCGCATCATGGCGGTGGCGGATGTATTCGAGGCATTGACGGCAGACCGACCCTACCGCGCGCCCATGCAGTTCGAGCAGGTGACCAAGATCCTACGCGGCATGTCTGGCAGTGCCCTGGACGGGGACGTCGTCGAGACCTTGATCCGCTGTGCAGCGGAACGCGAGGGCGCGCCCTGGCGTTGGGGTGCGGTGGACGCTCCGCACAGTCTAGTGGGCGTCCGCTAG
- a CDS encoding peptidase E, translating to MERRDFLRTTAVSAVGLGVGPEGLGAAPAPVQATRKILIAGGGFGTAFIRTMAELTGKARPRLCYLPTASADSEAGIIRWYESCAPLNVEPHVQESFISSYRMDRTWEDVFLSMDGIVVSGGNTLNQQAIWRVQGIDAVLRTAWDRGIVLGGASAGSLCWFEEGTTDSRPREVTKIECLGFLRGSHSPHYDAEAARRPTYHRLIQSGELKPGYACDNDAGIYFEDNEVRRVVATRADAKVYYVSLEGGRIVERLLEPERIE from the coding sequence ATGGAGCGTCGCGACTTTCTACGCACGACGGCGGTCAGCGCCGTCGGACTGGGAGTGGGTCCCGAAGGGCTTGGGGCCGCACCCGCCCCGGTCCAGGCGACCCGCAAGATCCTCATCGCGGGTGGTGGATTCGGAACGGCCTTCATCCGCACCATGGCGGAGCTGACGGGCAAGGCGCGTCCACGTCTGTGCTACCTGCCCACAGCGTCGGCCGACTCGGAGGCGGGCATCATCCGCTGGTACGAAAGCTGTGCCCCCCTGAACGTGGAGCCGCACGTGCAGGAGAGCTTCATCAGCAGCTACCGCATGGACCGGACCTGGGAGGACGTGTTCCTCTCGATGGACGGCATCGTGGTCTCAGGCGGCAACACCTTGAACCAGCAGGCCATCTGGCGTGTGCAGGGCATCGACGCGGTGCTGCGCACGGCGTGGGACCGCGGCATCGTGCTGGGGGGTGCGAGCGCGGGCTCCCTCTGCTGGTTCGAAGAGGGCACCACGGACTCGCGGCCTCGCGAGGTCACCAAGATCGAATGCCTCGGGTTCCTGCGGGGCAGCCACTCGCCCCACTACGATGCCGAGGCCGCGCGGCGGCCCACCTACCATCGGCTCATCCAGTCGGGAGAGCTCAAGCCCGGCTACGCGTGTGACAACGACGCCGGCATCTACTTCGAAGACAACGAGGTCCGCCGGGTGGTGGCCACGCGCGCCGATGCCAAGGTCTACTACGTGAGCCTCGAAGGCGGGCGCATCGTGGAACGCTTGCTCGAGCCAGAGCGCATCGAGTAG
- a CDS encoding DsrE family protein, protein MRTSVLLLVFLAALARPLLSQQLSTPRTGPLIREFGPVFATDPVDLATPTDHVYRVVFDVSQAPEDAGTLNARIESLARFLNMHAAAGVPAENLQLALVLHGGAAKAVLDNATYKARFGADNADLPLLQALHAHGVRVLVCGQTAANRGLAKKDFAPGMELALSAMTALVLLQEDGYQLISF, encoded by the coding sequence ATGCGCACCTCGGTGCTTCTCCTCGTCTTCTTGGCTGCTCTCGCCCGTCCTCTGCTCTCCCAGCAGCTCTCGACACCGCGCACCGGTCCGCTGATCCGGGAGTTCGGTCCCGTGTTCGCCACCGACCCCGTCGACCTGGCCACGCCCACGGATCACGTCTACCGGGTGGTCTTCGACGTGTCGCAGGCCCCTGAGGACGCGGGTACGCTCAACGCGCGCATCGAATCGCTGGCGCGCTTCCTCAATATGCACGCGGCGGCGGGCGTGCCGGCCGAGAACCTGCAGCTGGCGCTGGTGCTGCACGGCGGGGCGGCCAAGGCGGTCCTCGACAACGCCACCTACAAGGCCCGCTTCGGAGCGGACAACGCCGATCTGCCGCTGCTGCAGGCACTCCATGCCCACGGCGTGCGCGTGCTGGTGTGTGGGCAGACCGCGGCCAACCGCGGGTTGGCCAAGAAGGACTTCGCCCCGGGGATGGAGTTGGCTCTGTCCGCCATGACCGCCTTGGTGTTGTTACAGGAGGACGGGTACCAGCTCATCTCGTTCTAG
- a CDS encoding carboxypeptidase-like regulatory domain-containing protein, producing MRLLDTRAPLPPRRAPWQRARARVLVLGACLLAPTALAAQRVRGTVTDAAGGGLAGALVRLLPDAGGSGLTRLTGPEGRFRIDAPGPGRFRLVGEVIGYRTEAIGPFDLAAGETIEIDLALTADPLRLEGLTVSAERRCDLTGDAALVIERVWRDIRTALETSLLIEQDPGALFHVELSERRTEARTGEVTRSSRRKLNVKGAHPFRSLAVDDLVEGGFVREEGAATLYFAPDARALLSDAFLETHCFGLDAEAGQVPRVGLAFWPVPGRGRPDIAGTLWLDPVTLRLDELEYSYWEPGAPLRHIGPGRPRTIHGARFGRLDRLVVADPHARGDGPRRHVRVGRRASGS from the coding sequence GTGCGACTGCTGGACACCCGAGCGCCCCTCCCTCCCCGCCGAGCCCCATGGCAGCGTGCCCGGGCCCGTGTGCTGGTGCTGGGCGCGTGCCTTCTCGCTCCCACCGCCCTCGCAGCACAGCGCGTTCGGGGCACGGTCACCGACGCGGCTGGAGGCGGGTTGGCGGGGGCGCTGGTTCGGTTGCTGCCCGACGCGGGCGGCTCCGGCCTGACGCGACTCACCGGCCCCGAGGGGCGCTTCCGGATCGACGCCCCGGGGCCCGGCCGCTTCCGCCTGGTCGGGGAAGTGATCGGCTACCGGACGGAGGCCATTGGGCCCTTCGACCTGGCCGCCGGTGAGACGATCGAGATCGACCTCGCGCTCACCGCCGACCCGCTTCGACTCGAGGGCCTGACCGTCTCGGCCGAGCGTCGCTGCGATCTAACGGGCGACGCAGCGCTCGTGATCGAGCGCGTGTGGCGCGACATCCGCACCGCGCTCGAAACCAGCCTGCTGATCGAGCAGGACCCGGGCGCGCTCTTCCACGTGGAACTGAGCGAACGGCGCACCGAGGCGCGCACGGGCGAGGTGACCCGCAGCAGCCGACGCAAGCTGAACGTGAAGGGTGCGCACCCCTTTCGCAGCCTCGCGGTGGACGACCTGGTCGAGGGCGGGTTCGTGCGGGAAGAGGGTGCTGCCACGCTCTACTTCGCACCGGACGCCCGGGCTCTGCTGTCCGACGCGTTCCTGGAGACCCATTGCTTCGGGCTGGATGCGGAGGCGGGCCAAGTCCCGCGCGTGGGATTGGCCTTCTGGCCGGTACCGGGGCGAGGCCGCCCTGACATCGCCGGCACTCTGTGGCTGGATCCGGTGACCCTCCGCCTTGATGAGCTGGAGTACTCGTACTGGGAACCTGGAGCGCCGCTTCGACACATCGGACCTGGGCGGCCTCGTACGATTCACGGCGCTCGCTTCGGGCGCCTGGATCGTCTCGTCGTGGCGGATCCGCACGCCCGTGGTGACGGACCGCGTCGGCATGTTCGCGTTGGACGACGTGCTTCTGGGTCATGA
- a CDS encoding arylesterase: MRAWSRVLGIGLVGMLACAPTERGPDPVRSDAGQRSSTTDASPARSPSSPEGGDPRPVVLFLGTSLTAGYGLEDPTQAFPGLIQQKIDSAGMGFRVVNGGVSGDTSAGGLRRLEWLLNEPVRVLVLELGANDGLRGLALEQLRANLLEAIRQTRARHPEARVLVAGMEAPPNLGERYTGDFRAVFRQVAEDTGSTWLPFLLDGVAGDPALNQADGIHPTEEGHRRVAEHLWSTLEPLLR, encoded by the coding sequence ATGCGTGCATGGTCCCGGGTGCTGGGTATCGGGTTGGTGGGGATGCTGGCGTGCGCTCCCACGGAGCGCGGCCCCGACCCGGTACGCTCCGATGCGGGGCAACGTTCCTCGACCACGGACGCGAGCCCAGCGCGGTCGCCCTCTTCCCCGGAGGGAGGGGACCCGCGCCCGGTGGTGCTCTTCCTCGGCACGTCGCTCACGGCCGGCTACGGTCTAGAGGACCCGACGCAGGCCTTTCCGGGACTCATCCAGCAGAAGATCGACTCCGCAGGGATGGGCTTCCGCGTCGTCAATGGAGGGGTGAGCGGCGACACCAGCGCGGGCGGTCTCCGGCGGCTCGAGTGGTTGCTGAACGAGCCCGTACGTGTGCTGGTGCTGGAGCTCGGGGCCAACGATGGACTACGCGGCCTCGCCCTCGAGCAACTCCGCGCGAACCTCCTCGAAGCCATCCGGCAGACGCGGGCCCGCCATCCGGAGGCCCGCGTCCTGGTGGCGGGCATGGAAGCGCCACCCAACCTGGGCGAGCGCTACACCGGCGACTTCAGGGCCGTGTTCCGCCAGGTGGCGGAAGACACCGGCTCGACGTGGCTCCCCTTCCTGCTCGACGGCGTCGCCGGCGATCCCGCGCTCAACCAGGCCGACGGGATCCATCCCACGGAGGAAGGACACCGACGGGTGGCCGAGCACCTCTGGTCCACCCTGGAGCCGCTGCTGCGCTAG
- a CDS encoding ABC transporter ATP-binding protein, translated as MIIDAQGLTKTYRSAGRPLTVLADIDLSVEPEAFVAILGPSGSGKTTLLGLLAGLDEPSSGSLRVLGQDLFALTEDQRARFRAEHIGFVFQTFHLLPTLTAIENVLVPLELRGATHTAGGLPIRERAADLLARVGLAGRLDHYPLQLSGGEQQRVALARAFAGEPKILFADEPTGNLDSATGETVIGLLEDLNREARTTLVLVTHDLSLADRATRVIRLKDGRVVSDERRAQVYAPASAD; from the coding sequence ATGATCATCGACGCCCAGGGTCTCACGAAGACATATCGGAGCGCGGGGCGCCCGCTCACGGTCCTGGCCGACATCGATCTCTCCGTGGAACCTGAGGCCTTCGTTGCGATCCTGGGGCCGTCGGGGAGCGGAAAGACCACACTCCTCGGCCTGCTGGCCGGACTCGACGAGCCCTCCTCCGGATCGCTCCGTGTGTTGGGGCAGGATCTCTTCGCTCTTACCGAGGACCAGCGGGCGAGGTTTCGGGCGGAGCACATCGGATTCGTGTTCCAGACGTTCCACCTCCTGCCTACGCTGACCGCCATCGAGAACGTGTTGGTGCCGCTCGAGCTCCGGGGCGCCACCCACACGGCGGGAGGGCTGCCGATTCGCGAACGGGCCGCGGACCTGCTCGCTCGCGTGGGCCTCGCCGGCCGTCTGGATCACTATCCGCTGCAACTCTCGGGAGGAGAACAGCAGCGCGTGGCGTTGGCGCGCGCGTTCGCAGGCGAGCCCAAGATCCTCTTCGCGGACGAGCCGACCGGCAACCTGGACTCGGCGACGGGCGAGACGGTCATCGGGCTCCTCGAGGACTTGAACCGGGAAGCTCGGACCACCCTGGTGCTGGTCACGCACGATCTCTCGCTGGCGGACCGGGCCACTCGCGTGATCCGGCTCAAGGACGGGCGGGTGGTCTCCGACGAGCGGCGCGCCCAGGTCTACGCTCCCGCGTCGGCGGACTGA
- a CDS encoding DPP IV N-terminal domain-containing protein, whose product MPRPGLSASLLLVVFSHAGPLAAQVSETTYTRAEQFLGANAGRLVSGDQIAPTWMEGDRFWYRARTAAGTEFVLVDPTVPSRRPAFDHARLAAALSLAADTAYVGSRLPFERIEWVGTDAIRFNTADSTQWTCSLRDYACSGPEAEPERPRTEVTSPDGRWVAFSREENLWVRSKESGAEVQLSRDGSPDFGYAVPPEGCCSVVTLARRGTDAPPVLAWSPDSRRIATHRFDERAVLQLHLLEAKTGRPTLRSYRVALPGDSVIPTYEVHVFDVEAQTSVRADVGTLEVVNTSCCGVASDTVWKDARWGTGSDEVFFTQGVRSFDTLRLWAADTRTGASRLVLEEHGQTFVESNGQSGGMPNWRVVNDNSEVVWWSERDGWGHLYLFDAATGTLKNRITEGPWMVLDLLHVDPVGRWAYFTASGREPDQDVYNRHLYRARLDGGRIERLTPEAADHQIMASPSGRWFVDQYGSFASPPTAVLRDPAGRPVLNLETGDYSPLLATGWHYPTHFEVKGRDGVTPVHGLLFFPSDFDPERSYPVVDYIYPGPQVGTLRGHVARVSQGGNAAALAELGFVVFMVDAFGTPGRDKTFHDTYYGNMRDNGLPDHIAALKQLAVTYPAMDLGRVGIFGHSGGGFSSTDAILSYPEFYKVAVSSAGNHDNRSYDYTWGEKYQGLLKRNADGSDSFDSQANQNMAANLQGKLLLMYGTLDDNVHPNATILLIDQLIRLNKDFDLIVMPNRNHGYANEPYVVRRTWDYFVRHLLGLEPPHEFRIVQPQG is encoded by the coding sequence ATGCCCAGGCCTGGTCTTTCGGCGTCCTTGCTTCTCGTCGTTTTCTCCCATGCGGGTCCGCTGGCGGCGCAGGTCAGCGAAACCACCTACACTCGCGCCGAGCAGTTCCTGGGCGCCAACGCGGGACGCCTGGTCAGCGGCGATCAGATCGCGCCCACCTGGATGGAGGGAGACCGTTTCTGGTATCGCGCTCGCACGGCGGCGGGCACGGAGTTCGTGCTCGTCGATCCGACCGTGCCGTCCCGGCGGCCCGCCTTCGACCATGCCCGACTGGCCGCAGCGCTCTCGCTGGCGGCGGACACGGCCTACGTCGGCAGCAGGTTGCCCTTCGAGCGCATCGAGTGGGTGGGCACCGATGCCATCCGCTTCAACACGGCCGACTCCACACAATGGACGTGCTCGCTCAGGGACTACGCCTGCTCGGGCCCCGAGGCCGAGCCGGAACGCCCCCGAACGGAGGTCACCTCACCGGACGGTCGCTGGGTCGCCTTTTCGCGCGAGGAGAACCTCTGGGTACGCTCGAAGGAGAGCGGCGCCGAGGTTCAGCTGTCCCGGGACGGATCACCCGATTTCGGATATGCCGTTCCCCCGGAGGGCTGCTGCTCCGTAGTGACGCTGGCCCGCCGGGGCACGGACGCGCCGCCCGTGTTGGCCTGGTCCCCCGACTCCAGGCGCATCGCCACGCACCGCTTCGACGAGCGCGCCGTGCTTCAGCTCCATCTCCTGGAGGCCAAGACGGGCCGGCCCACCCTGCGCAGCTACCGCGTCGCGCTGCCAGGCGACTCGGTCATCCCCACCTATGAGGTGCACGTCTTCGACGTGGAGGCCCAGACGAGTGTGCGTGCGGACGTGGGGACCCTCGAGGTCGTCAACACGTCCTGCTGCGGGGTGGCATCCGACACCGTCTGGAAGGACGCCCGCTGGGGGACCGGTTCGGACGAGGTCTTCTTCACGCAGGGCGTGCGCAGCTTCGACACGCTGCGCCTGTGGGCAGCCGACACCCGCACGGGCGCCTCGCGTCTGGTGTTGGAAGAGCATGGCCAGACCTTCGTCGAGAGCAACGGACAGTCGGGCGGCATGCCCAACTGGCGGGTCGTGAACGACAACTCCGAGGTGGTCTGGTGGTCCGAGCGCGACGGCTGGGGACATCTGTATCTGTTCGACGCCGCCACGGGCACGCTCAAGAACCGCATCACCGAGGGCCCCTGGATGGTGCTGGACCTGTTGCACGTCGACCCGGTGGGCCGGTGGGCCTACTTCACGGCGTCAGGCCGTGAGCCCGATCAGGACGTCTACAACCGCCACCTCTACCGGGCCCGCCTGGACGGTGGCCGCATCGAGAGACTCACGCCCGAGGCCGCGGACCACCAGATCATGGCGAGCCCCTCGGGCCGGTGGTTCGTGGATCAGTACGGCAGCTTCGCCTCGCCGCCCACAGCCGTGCTCCGCGACCCGGCAGGGCGCCCCGTGCTCAACTTGGAGACGGGCGACTACTCCCCCCTGTTGGCCACCGGCTGGCACTACCCGACGCACTTCGAGGTCAAGGGAAGGGACGGCGTCACGCCCGTGCATGGCCTCCTCTTCTTTCCCTCGGACTTCGATCCCGAACGCAGCTACCCCGTGGTGGACTACATCTACCCCGGGCCGCAGGTGGGCACGCTCCGCGGCCACGTGGCGCGCGTTTCCCAGGGGGGAAATGCGGCTGCGCTGGCCGAGCTGGGTTTCGTGGTCTTCATGGTCGATGCCTTCGGCACCCCGGGTCGGGACAAGACCTTCCACGACACCTATTACGGCAACATGCGCGACAACGGCCTGCCCGATCACATCGCCGCGCTCAAGCAGCTCGCCGTCACCTACCCAGCAATGGATCTGGGCCGCGTCGGGATCTTCGGCCACTCGGGCGGAGGGTTCTCCTCGACGGACGCAATCCTGAGCTATCCGGAGTTCTACAAGGTCGCGGTCTCCAGCGCGGGCAACCACGACAACCGCAGCTACGACTACACCTGGGGTGAGAAGTACCAGGGGCTCCTGAAGCGGAACGCCGACGGCTCGGACAGCTTCGACTCCCAGGCGAACCAGAACATGGCCGCCAACCTGCAGGGCAAGCTGCTGCTGATGTACGGCACCCTGGACGACAATGTGCATCCCAACGCCACCATCCTGTTGATCGACCAGCTGATCCGGCTCAACAAGGACTTCGACCTCATCGTCATGCCCAACCGCAACCATGGGTATGCCAACGAGCCTTACGTGGTGCGCCGGACCTGGGACTACTTCGTCCGCCACCTGCTCGGGCTGGAGCCCCCGCATGAGTTCCGGATCGTCCAGCCCCAGGGCTGA
- a CDS encoding carboxypeptidase regulatory-like domain-containing protein: MFALDDVLLGHDDVGGDLIAYDPTGQGNWTVVAPSAVGRIEGVVFDSVAGAAMPGARVLIDGFDDFAVTDSAGTYALEGVPPGRYRLRLAHPRLDSLQVELPSVAVDVRLGATGFGDLAIPSRGTLAAARCPDPRTGGTFTLVGQVRDDLTGVPLGGATVVAAPVPEPKAAVRARMLTDGWYVACGLTTSTSWTLRAEGLGRASAPIEVSPSQEPILRADLVLGLADPLTLQGTVVAYGSGRPLPDVEVVMSDARSAITDAQGRFSFTAVRPGTVYLEARHLAYGIHGDSILLQGSETVHVRLELAEEAIQLAPVTVTVERTSFLGRPEARGTRLDLVTRAQVDSILNRGGVRDFGQLLAAALITGLRVTQRWVNYGGPGHPYGGYVLCIESNRRRRSPDCNPVVVYLNNIKISDPEWMLEDLLDPNAVSDIEFIPALEAGARFGTGSGEGVLLIYTRR; encoded by the coding sequence ATGTTCGCGTTGGACGACGTGCTTCTGGGTCATGACGATGTGGGCGGGGATCTGATCGCCTACGACCCCACCGGCCAGGGGAACTGGACGGTGGTGGCACCGTCCGCGGTGGGCCGGATCGAGGGGGTGGTCTTCGATAGCGTGGCCGGTGCCGCGATGCCGGGTGCGAGGGTGCTGATCGACGGATTCGACGACTTCGCCGTCACCGATTCGGCGGGCACCTATGCGCTGGAGGGAGTGCCGCCCGGACGCTACCGGTTGCGGCTGGCCCACCCACGTCTGGACTCATTGCAGGTGGAGTTGCCTTCCGTGGCGGTCGACGTCCGCCTGGGCGCAACCGGCTTCGGAGATCTGGCCATCCCCTCGCGTGGGACACTGGCCGCCGCGCGCTGCCCCGACCCCCGAACGGGCGGGACGTTCACCCTGGTGGGCCAGGTGAGGGACGACCTCACCGGCGTGCCGCTCGGCGGCGCCACAGTCGTGGCAGCACCGGTGCCCGAACCGAAGGCAGCGGTCCGTGCGCGTATGCTGACAGATGGGTGGTACGTCGCCTGCGGACTCACGACCTCGACGTCGTGGACGCTCCGTGCGGAGGGGCTGGGGCGCGCGAGCGCCCCGATCGAGGTGTCACCATCTCAGGAGCCCATCCTGCGGGCCGACCTGGTGTTGGGCCTGGCCGATCCGCTCACCCTACAGGGCACGGTGGTGGCCTACGGAAGCGGGAGGCCGCTTCCCGACGTCGAGGTCGTCATGAGCGACGCGCGCAGCGCGATCACGGACGCACAGGGTCGGTTCAGCTTCACGGCCGTGCGGCCGGGCACGGTGTATCTGGAGGCACGCCACCTGGCCTATGGCATCCATGGTGACAGCATCCTGCTCCAGGGATCCGAGACCGTCCACGTCCGCCTCGAGCTCGCCGAGGAGGCGATCCAGCTGGCGCCCGTCACCGTCACCGTAGAACGCACAAGCTTCCTGGGGCGGCCGGAGGCACGCGGAACCCGACTTGACCTCGTCACCCGGGCCCAGGTGGACTCGATCCTCAATCGAGGGGGTGTGCGCGACTTCGGGCAACTGCTCGCCGCCGCGCTGATCACTGGACTGCGCGTCACCCAGCGATGGGTGAATTACGGTGGGCCGGGGCACCCGTATGGTGGCTACGTTCTCTGCATCGAATCCAACCGCCGCCGTCGCTCTCCCGACTGCAATCCGGTGGTCGTCTACCTGAACAACATCAAGATCTCGGATCCGGAGTGGATGCTCGAGGACCTACTCGACCCCAATGCCGTCTCCGACATCGAGTTCATCCCGGCGCTGGAAGCCGGAGCCCGCTTCGGCACCGGCAGCGGAGAGGGCGTGCTGTTGATCTATACGCGGAGGTAG